Proteins from a single region of Leptospiraceae bacterium:
- a CDS encoding STAS domain-containing protein: MLKHTNKGDILVVYLEGRLDVSVANEVEEGLAEIIDNGGHKKVLLNMEGIEYMSSSGFRACISTLRKLNSKEGVLKMCNIKPAVKRIFDVIELTSLFDIYPTEADALADFK; this comes from the coding sequence TTGCTTAAACATACAAACAAAGGCGATATACTAGTAGTTTATCTTGAAGGGCGTTTAGACGTTTCCGTTGCAAATGAAGTAGAAGAAGGCCTTGCCGAAATCATAGATAATGGTGGTCATAAAAAGGTTCTTCTAAATATGGAAGGGATTGAATATATGTCATCTTCAGGCTTTAGAGCTTGTATTTCCACACTTAGAAAGTTAAACTCTAAAGAAGGGGTTTTAAAAATGTGCAATATCAAACCAGCAGTCAAAAGAATCTTTGACGTCATAGAATTAACATCTTTGTTTGATATTTATCCAACAGAAGCAGATGCTCTTGCTGATTTCAAATAA
- a CDS encoding NAD(+) synthase translates to MNSYIRIAAVVPELKVADVEFNTQEIILSLQLAKQEGAEIVLFPELAITGYTCADLFYQSKLRRETINALVEIANVSRLLDITTVVGLPVEVNGKLFNCGAFISNGLILGIVTKTYLPTTGEFYEERWFSSEKDRVAEFVVVNGKEIPFGADLLFTTENFSELKIGIEICEDLWAVIPPSSDLSLAGATLLLNPSASNEILGKFEYRKELVRQQSARCLAAYVYSSAGANESSTDVVYSGHTLIAENGSILAESSRYSFQTEVTIVDIDIERLVNERIRNSSFSKSIPTRKFREIPFTLTRFIKEKLIRVIPRMPFVPSDISKRNANCEEIFLIQSTGLAKRLRHTNSKKVVIGLSGGLDSTLALLVCAKAFELLNLEIEGIICITMPGFGTTDRTRTNAEMLAYELGTSLHIISIADAVLQHFKDIGQDVNMHDITYENSQARERTQILMDLANKENALVIGTGDMSELALGWCTYNGDQMSMYGVNAGIPKTLVRYLIEWRADAEYKNEIGKILHDICDTPVSPELLPSKDGEIVQKTEEVVGPYLLHDFFLYYMLRMNFAPSKIFFLAKQTFAGEFDDDTILKWMKVFYKRFFSQQFKRSAMPDGPKVGSVALSPRGDLRMPSDASANMWLSEIEGL, encoded by the coding sequence ATGAACAGTTACATACGAATAGCCGCAGTGGTGCCAGAATTAAAAGTGGCAGATGTTGAATTTAATACACAAGAAATTATTTTGTCCTTACAATTGGCGAAGCAGGAAGGGGCGGAGATTGTATTATTTCCAGAGCTAGCAATTACTGGGTATACTTGTGCGGATTTGTTTTATCAATCCAAACTAAGAAGGGAAACGATAAATGCTTTGGTAGAAATAGCCAATGTTAGTAGGTTACTTGATATTACAACTGTCGTGGGACTTCCTGTAGAAGTAAATGGAAAACTATTCAACTGTGGGGCATTTATTTCTAATGGGCTTATTCTAGGTATTGTGACTAAGACCTATTTGCCTACGACGGGAGAGTTTTATGAAGAAAGATGGTTTTCGAGTGAGAAAGATAGAGTGGCTGAGTTTGTAGTCGTGAATGGAAAAGAAATTCCGTTTGGAGCCGATTTATTATTTACAACTGAAAACTTTTCTGAGTTAAAAATAGGAATTGAAATATGTGAAGATCTATGGGCTGTCATTCCGCCTAGCAGTGATTTGTCGCTTGCGGGTGCTACTTTACTTTTAAACCCTTCTGCGAGTAATGAGATACTCGGTAAATTTGAATACCGCAAAGAATTAGTTCGCCAACAATCAGCAAGATGTCTTGCGGCTTACGTCTATTCATCGGCTGGGGCAAATGAATCTTCGACCGATGTGGTTTATTCCGGTCATACACTCATTGCGGAGAATGGGTCTATTCTGGCGGAATCCTCTCGTTATTCTTTTCAAACAGAAGTCACTATTGTCGACATTGACATTGAGAGACTTGTAAATGAAAGAATTAGAAATAGTAGCTTTTCGAAATCGATTCCCACTCGAAAATTTAGAGAAATTCCATTTACCTTGACACGATTTATTAAAGAGAAGCTAATCCGTGTTATTCCTAGAATGCCTTTTGTGCCTTCCGATATTTCTAAACGAAATGCAAATTGTGAAGAGATTTTTCTAATCCAATCGACTGGTCTTGCAAAGCGACTCCGACATACAAACTCCAAAAAAGTTGTAATTGGACTTTCGGGAGGACTCGATTCCACTCTTGCACTTTTGGTTTGCGCAAAAGCATTTGAACTATTAAATCTAGAAATAGAAGGAATTATTTGTATAACTATGCCAGGATTTGGAACTACAGACAGAACTCGCACGAATGCGGAAATGCTTGCATACGAACTCGGGACAAGCCTACATATTATCTCAATCGCGGATGCTGTCCTACAACATTTTAAAGACATAGGGCAAGATGTGAATATGCATGACATTACTTATGAGAATTCACAAGCAAGAGAACGTACGCAAATCCTCATGGATCTGGCTAACAAAGAAAATGCGCTTGTCATAGGAACAGGGGATATGTCTGAGTTGGCGCTAGGTTGGTGCACCTACAACGGAGATCAGATGTCTATGTATGGGGTAAATGCTGGTATCCCCAAAACACTCGTTCGTTATTTGATTGAGTGGAGAGCCGACGCTGAATACAAAAATGAAATCGGAAAAATTCTGCACGATATTTGTGATACTCCTGTATCACCGGAACTTCTTCCTTCCAAAGACGGCGAGATTGTGCAAAAGACCGAGGAGGTTGTTGGTCCTTATCTCCTGCACGATTTCTTTTTATACTATATGCTTAGAATGAATTTTGCCCCTTCTAAAATTTTCTTTCTCGCCAAACAAACATTTGCCGGTGAGTTTGATGATGATACTATTCTTAAATGGATGAAAGTATTTTATAAACGATTTTTCTCTCAACAATTCAAACGCTCTGCTATGCCCGATGGTCCTAAGGTTGGTTCGGTTGCACTTTCTCCCCGTGGTGACTTACGTATGCCCAGTGACGCGAGCGCCAATATGTGGTTATCCGAGATTGAAGGACTTTAA
- the murD gene encoding UDP-N-acetylmuramoyl-L-alanine--D-glutamate ligase, with amino-acid sequence MNLIEILKNQPKVLVIGGGITGKAVVEFLIQFNCEILLVDAKPQRNIEGISYYPDTIELENLPLPKFAVKSPGFKPNHPIIIELKKQNIPLYSEIEFAKSFFEGKIIGITGTDGKSTTTALTHHILQKSFPKSKMGGNIGVPFIEFCQEKLDFAVLELSSYQLEDSGYLNPHISAFLNIAPDHLERHGTMENYLNAKSKIINRDSPDSIFVTNKRLIENLNLNSKDINGKYMLFGESNDCDAKILSEENKIITEKYIYSTQEFPLQGKHNLENLAASILICEASQCIPENIQSAISDFTGLLYRFQKIKTWKDVTFINDSKSTNIHSMLSGLAGIKRQTPIILILGGKQKNEELSPLTNRLKELNVIVFLIGEARLYWEKELSECLKDKLHVKENLAEAVKNIRDLADNTKFEMVIFSPACASFDQYNNFEERGKHFTDLVNEYF; translated from the coding sequence ATGAACTTGATTGAAATATTAAAAAACCAACCCAAAGTCCTAGTAATTGGAGGCGGCATTACCGGAAAAGCCGTTGTAGAATTTCTAATCCAATTTAATTGCGAAATTCTGCTTGTAGATGCGAAACCACAGCGTAATATAGAAGGGATTTCCTACTACCCAGATACGATAGAATTAGAAAACCTACCACTACCCAAGTTTGCAGTCAAAAGTCCGGGATTCAAACCCAACCATCCAATTATCATAGAGCTTAAAAAACAAAACATTCCCCTATATAGCGAAATCGAATTTGCAAAATCCTTCTTCGAAGGCAAAATCATTGGAATCACAGGAACCGACGGAAAATCCACAACCACAGCCCTAACCCATCACATCCTGCAAAAGTCTTTTCCAAAGTCGAAAATGGGTGGAAACATTGGTGTTCCGTTCATTGAATTCTGCCAAGAAAAATTAGACTTCGCTGTTCTTGAATTGAGTAGTTATCAATTAGAAGATTCTGGATATTTAAATCCTCATATATCAGCATTTTTAAATATAGCTCCGGACCATTTAGAAAGACATGGGACAATGGAGAATTACCTTAATGCCAAAAGTAAAATTATTAATAGAGATAGTCCAGATTCTATTTTTGTAACTAATAAACGTTTAATTGAAAACCTAAATCTAAATTCTAAAGATATTAACGGAAAATATATGTTATTCGGTGAATCAAATGACTGTGACGCCAAAATTCTTTCGGAAGAAAATAAAATTATTACAGAAAAATATATCTACTCCACCCAAGAATTCCCTCTGCAAGGAAAACACAATCTAGAAAATTTGGCTGCTAGTATATTAATTTGCGAGGCTAGTCAATGTATTCCGGAAAATATCCAATCTGCCATAAGTGATTTTACTGGATTACTGTATCGATTTCAGAAAATTAAAACTTGGAAAGATGTAACATTTATAAACGATTCCAAATCAACAAATATTCACAGTATGCTTTCTGGACTTGCTGGGATAAAGCGCCAAACTCCTATTATCCTTATACTTGGAGGTAAACAAAAGAACGAAGAACTTTCTCCCCTCACAAACCGCTTGAAAGAACTAAACGTTATTGTATTCTTGATAGGTGAAGCAAGACTTTACTGGGAAAAAGAATTGTCCGAATGTCTAAAAGATAAACTCCATGTAAAAGAAAATCTCGCTGAGGCTGTAAAAAACATTAGGGATTTAGCAGACAATACAAAATTCGAAATGGTAATATTTTCTCCCGCTTGCGCAAGCTTTGATCAATACAATAATTTTGAAGAACGCGGTAAACATTTTACTGATTTGGTGAATGAGTATTTTTAA